The following are encoded together in the Echinicola jeungdonensis genome:
- a CDS encoding PKD domain-containing protein, which produces MANKLTSITTQYRTYKVDQVLTHTQLNESIAFFEDQDRLTRVFLQGVGLVCGFKANIVGPKGKIRITQGVGVTTDGDLVKLYQNIKGKDEKNMDIPFIDYTHFRVFEDDKGKYTSHFTHEGIPLKLWEIIPESRVTESDTVLEELDDLRNKVVLLYLENFPKEAELCSGIDCDNQGIEQVVRLRVLLTTQEDAKKIINKDSVYQKLETSQVYKNLKKVPLKRVLLNGSNTKKLQSLEDRYYKAIHEPNTRDILYKGLKDILTFLNVSNFDFDLKPHLAKLFIPKPKHFLHPFQYDYDWLKDLINTYHEILDTFFEFDTACMPDIKAFPKHLMLGILEDSSQFPAYRHDFYPSPITGNPDTTKKIHQLIERLVLILKSYGIYESEIKITPSNLQGKLGSKAIPYYYKPSSQLVNHWNYQLKIRNQQDGVYRYFRETDPINNQTKTPLEFDLDEVDFFRVEGHFGHQYENALINLKDQVKKYNLDFDVKALAINEVDQELDLDKYKCHFEDLMVLLDAWNDEISCITGKISAFFSSIDLRDPKAASGEMTDSEGETAKGEEAEAVEVVKAKEKALISTFEKESQTVEEKEWEKVAMLIRMGKITIAEAQKLYPHLFDSTKDYKTKNREDIQESISHNISDSTGSLGKVFESTIKEEGAKYYSFNDIKVEAEKAAQEYVKEFGLEASYQQAFVNQPIEIIAASYDLSNYIPERLIDLNEQILAEYDKSIEKLCKKLKEFSKKIETLDLDDRQIAYYQSQALFFSSICCASKKLKILKAEIETRKEKILMELQLSNFIEHHPGLEHQAGVPRGGTFILVYFNKARKKFTKAEEFQEAIKGQLEGSGEAKAIIKAEAISREEALHMEKVTEFGREEFEKDLPKGFLNLLRTKGLLKSTLPDKTVVADFMLPYRCCSDCNPVNFVVPRPVVFLGLKLDTYCLGLTEGPIPFEVIPTDGNVKPTQEVPGLLISGHSMSIDPSVFPEELLGEEISFMVNDEPTNAKLTVYQSPVFSINPSGGTLTNPEITFSATPNFENAEYLWDFGDGTHSTEKTVTKTYELPINEENKVTVSLTITPENGACPKTQTQEFIFEEAAEEVSLDLEPKVICRDLQPDPILFQVKPEDGIVKGEGVQSTTDGFVFNPLLVSDINLGKALTFTVNGKSTDLVVRVFEKPKLEFEGKHSGSTGETVTVSFTVTTPFPAGTIYHWTINGKELEPIEKTNFTQSFPRDIGEVKAQVAVNLDNVCEETRSEIKSIPIIIIESDTGNCIEEGSNFIQALSRKYQTLTQSTDFEKIDDLGREIISPAVDVIFKIGEEDQNFLNGNHNDNLAEMLIPHITSFTKYIIEMNQSEELGIVVMKEILGDFVKLSYQLVKCQERSILNESQELVNRIFDNITQSMKRLLEQQIKWDTEKSTQSFLVDIVPAIEDVDFVLEAIKIHLDLLENS; this is translated from the coding sequence ATGGCTAATAAACTTACCTCCATCACAACACAGTACCGAACCTATAAAGTGGATCAGGTACTTACTCATACCCAATTAAATGAATCCATTGCATTTTTTGAGGATCAGGACAGGTTAACCAGGGTATTTTTACAAGGTGTAGGGCTGGTTTGTGGATTTAAGGCAAACATTGTAGGTCCCAAGGGTAAAATCCGGATTACTCAAGGGGTGGGGGTAACCACAGATGGGGACTTAGTCAAACTGTATCAGAATATAAAGGGAAAGGATGAAAAAAATATGGATATTCCTTTTATAGATTACACCCATTTTAGGGTATTTGAGGATGATAAAGGGAAATATACTTCCCATTTTACCCATGAAGGGATTCCACTAAAATTATGGGAAATCATTCCAGAATCCAGGGTTACGGAATCGGATACAGTTCTTGAGGAATTGGATGATCTTAGAAATAAAGTTGTATTACTTTACTTGGAAAATTTCCCCAAGGAAGCTGAATTGTGCTCCGGCATCGACTGTGATAATCAGGGCATAGAACAAGTGGTTAGATTAAGGGTTCTATTAACAACACAGGAAGATGCCAAAAAAATCATCAATAAGGACTCGGTTTATCAGAAACTTGAAACCAGCCAGGTATATAAGAACTTAAAAAAAGTACCCCTGAAACGGGTACTCCTGAATGGTTCCAATACCAAAAAGTTACAAAGCCTTGAGGATAGGTATTATAAAGCCATTCATGAGCCAAATACCAGAGATATCCTTTACAAAGGCCTGAAAGACATTTTGACTTTTCTTAATGTTAGCAACTTTGACTTTGATTTGAAGCCGCACTTAGCCAAATTATTTATCCCAAAACCAAAACATTTTTTGCACCCATTCCAATATGATTATGATTGGTTAAAAGATCTTATTAATACCTATCATGAAATATTGGATACATTTTTTGAGTTTGATACTGCATGTATGCCGGATATTAAAGCTTTTCCCAAACATTTGATGTTAGGAATATTGGAAGATAGTAGCCAGTTCCCAGCTTATAGGCATGATTTTTATCCTTCCCCAATAACTGGAAACCCAGATACAACCAAAAAGATACATCAGCTTATTGAGCGTTTGGTATTAATTCTTAAATCCTATGGCATCTATGAAAGTGAGATTAAAATTACTCCTTCCAATTTGCAAGGAAAATTAGGGAGTAAGGCAATTCCCTATTATTACAAACCAAGCAGTCAGTTGGTTAATCATTGGAATTATCAATTAAAAATTAGAAACCAGCAAGATGGAGTTTACCGGTACTTTAGGGAAACTGACCCTATTAATAATCAAACCAAAACACCATTGGAATTTGATTTGGATGAGGTAGATTTTTTCAGGGTAGAAGGGCATTTTGGGCATCAATATGAAAATGCCTTGATTAACCTTAAGGACCAAGTTAAAAAATACAATTTAGATTTTGATGTAAAAGCGCTTGCTATCAATGAAGTGGATCAGGAGCTTGATTTGGATAAGTATAAATGTCATTTTGAAGATTTAATGGTCCTTTTGGATGCTTGGAATGATGAAATTAGTTGCATTACAGGAAAAATATCGGCTTTCTTTTCTTCTATAGATCTTAGGGACCCTAAAGCAGCTTCAGGAGAAATGACCGATTCTGAAGGAGAAACAGCGAAAGGGGAGGAAGCTGAAGCAGTAGAAGTGGTCAAAGCCAAGGAAAAAGCCCTTATAAGCACTTTCGAAAAAGAATCCCAGACTGTAGAGGAAAAGGAATGGGAAAAAGTAGCCATGTTAATAAGAATGGGTAAAATTACGATTGCTGAGGCCCAAAAGCTTTACCCTCATTTATTTGATTCTACAAAAGATTATAAAACAAAAAACAGGGAAGATATTCAAGAAAGTATTTCCCATAATATTAGTGATTCCACCGGTTCATTGGGAAAAGTATTTGAAAGTACCATTAAAGAGGAGGGGGCTAAGTATTATAGCTTTAATGATATCAAGGTCGAAGCAGAAAAGGCTGCCCAGGAATATGTGAAAGAATTTGGGTTAGAAGCTTCTTACCAGCAAGCCTTTGTTAATCAACCCATTGAAATCATAGCCGCATCGTATGACTTGTCAAATTATATACCAGAAAGGTTGATTGATTTGAATGAACAGATCCTAGCTGAATATGATAAATCCATTGAAAAACTTTGTAAAAAATTAAAGGAATTTAGTAAAAAAATAGAAACCCTTGACCTGGATGATCGGCAAATAGCTTATTATCAATCTCAGGCATTATTTTTTTCCTCTATCTGTTGTGCCTCAAAAAAATTAAAAATATTAAAGGCTGAGATTGAAACTAGAAAGGAAAAGATCCTCATGGAACTTCAACTTTCAAATTTTATAGAGCATCACCCTGGCTTGGAACACCAGGCCGGTGTTCCAAGGGGAGGGACTTTTATTTTAGTATATTTTAATAAAGCCAGGAAAAAATTTACTAAAGCAGAAGAGTTTCAGGAAGCCATTAAAGGGCAATTGGAAGGATCAGGGGAAGCAAAAGCAATTATTAAGGCTGAAGCCATTAGTAGGGAGGAAGCTCTCCATATGGAAAAAGTTACTGAGTTTGGTAGGGAGGAATTTGAAAAGGACTTGCCAAAGGGTTTTCTTAACCTTCTTAGAACCAAAGGCCTCTTAAAATCAACATTACCTGACAAAACCGTGGTAGCTGATTTTATGCTTCCCTATCGCTGTTGTTCAGATTGTAACCCTGTCAACTTTGTTGTTCCCAGGCCGGTAGTTTTCTTGGGGCTTAAATTGGATACCTATTGCTTGGGATTAACAGAGGGTCCTATCCCATTTGAGGTAATCCCGACAGATGGAAATGTAAAACCAACCCAGGAAGTTCCCGGCTTATTGATAAGTGGGCATTCCATGAGCATTGATCCTTCCGTATTCCCAGAGGAATTACTAGGTGAGGAGATTTCTTTTATGGTCAACGATGAGCCTACCAATGCCAAACTTACGGTTTACCAAAGCCCTGTCTTTTCTATAAATCCTTCTGGAGGTACCCTTACCAATCCTGAGATAACATTTTCTGCAACCCCTAATTTTGAAAACGCTGAATACCTTTGGGATTTTGGCGATGGTACCCATTCTACAGAAAAAACAGTTACCAAAACCTATGAACTTCCAATAAATGAGGAAAATAAAGTAACGGTATCCCTCACCATTACCCCTGAAAATGGAGCCTGTCCAAAAACCCAAACGCAGGAGTTCATATTCGAAGAAGCAGCGGAAGAGGTTAGCCTTGATTTAGAACCCAAGGTAATTTGCAGAGACCTTCAGCCTGACCCTATTTTATTCCAGGTTAAACCGGAAGATGGCATTGTAAAAGGAGAGGGTGTCCAATCCACAACTGATGGTTTTGTATTCAACCCATTGTTGGTAAGTGATATAAACCTTGGAAAAGCTCTGACCTTTACGGTCAATGGAAAATCCACTGATTTAGTAGTTAGGGTATTTGAAAAACCTAAATTGGAGTTTGAAGGAAAACATTCTGGTTCCACCGGAGAAACTGTTACTGTTAGTTTCACCGTCACCACACCTTTCCCTGCAGGAACAATTTATCATTGGACTATCAATGGAAAAGAACTGGAACCCATAGAGAAAACCAACTTCACCCAATCATTCCCAAGAGATATTGGGGAAGTCAAAGCCCAAGTTGCTGTTAATTTGGACAATGTTTGTGAAGAAACCCGATCTGAAATCAAATCTATTCCTATTATCATCATTGAATCGGACACTGGTAATTGTATTGAAGAAGGCAGCAACTTTATTCAGGCTCTAAGCCGAAAATACCAAACCTTAACCCAATCAACGGATTTTGAAAAAATTGATGACTTGGGTAGGGAAATTATCAGTCCTGCAGTAGATGTAATATTTAAAATAGGAGAAGAGGACCAAAATTTCCTTAATGGAAATCATAATGATAACCTGGCAGAAATGTTAATTCCTCATATTACTTCTTTCACCAAGTACATTATTGAAATGA